Proteins encoded by one window of Aliivibrio wodanis:
- the dsbD gene encoding thiol:disulfide interchange protein DsbD precursor: MTNLLRFRTALLSLFILFTTFAPQALAAFDLTKLQNPQSSSFVTVNEAFPFNFMQQGDRVYLDWQVKPDYYLYQQRISVSANGAEIADLVMEQGTPHNDEFFGDVNIYTKPLTITVPLISVNDNSELTVRYQGCAKAGFCYPPEIRKVPLSALTAPSSYQDEATNTHVVAKSDSAPVSVEKNTASAPEQKVVSQTQQQELADNLGDAWWTPFLFLALGIGLAFTPCVLPMYPILTGIVLGGGKLSHGKAFKLSFVYVQGMALTYTLLGLVVASAGMQFQAALQHPYVLIGLSIMFVLLALSMFGAYTIQLPSSLQTKLNDISNQQKGGNLGGVFAMGAISGLVCSPCTTAPLSGALLYVAKSGDLLTGAIALYALAIGMGIPLILAAVFGNKLLPKAGVWMTHVKTLFGFILLAVPVFLLERILPHSITPFIWSALGVAAFGWLYHVKATMPQSWKTSVAGIIAILGIVGSAIPVIDAISGKTNTEVSTITQAVTFKKISTIEDLNRELEAAKAQGKPVMLDFYADWCVACKEFEKYTFHNEKVEPLLGEFILLQADVTKNSPEDIALLQQLKVLGLPTIDFWNENGNYLSDARLTGFMKAEPFIQHLQQSVSSVK, encoded by the coding sequence ATGACGAATTTACTCCGATTTCGAACAGCCCTTTTATCACTCTTTATTCTGTTCACCACTTTTGCACCACAAGCATTGGCGGCATTTGATTTAACTAAATTACAGAACCCACAAAGCTCTTCCTTTGTCACCGTGAATGAAGCGTTTCCCTTTAATTTTATGCAACAGGGGGATCGTGTTTATTTAGATTGGCAAGTAAAGCCTGATTACTATTTATATCAACAGCGTATTTCTGTCTCTGCTAATGGGGCTGAAATTGCTGATTTAGTCATGGAGCAAGGCACACCTCATAACGATGAGTTTTTTGGTGACGTGAATATCTACACAAAACCATTAACCATTACGGTTCCATTAATATCTGTTAATGATAATTCAGAATTAACGGTTCGTTACCAAGGCTGTGCCAAAGCCGGATTCTGTTATCCACCAGAGATCCGTAAAGTTCCTTTATCAGCACTCACTGCTCCAAGTTCATATCAAGATGAAGCAACCAACACCCATGTTGTGGCAAAAAGTGATAGCGCGCCAGTTAGCGTAGAAAAAAATACAGCATCAGCACCAGAGCAAAAAGTAGTATCTCAAACTCAACAGCAAGAACTGGCTGACAACTTGGGTGATGCTTGGTGGACTCCATTTTTATTCTTAGCGCTTGGTATTGGACTTGCATTCACACCTTGTGTACTGCCTATGTACCCTATCTTAACGGGTATTGTTTTAGGTGGCGGTAAACTGTCTCATGGCAAAGCTTTCAAGCTCTCTTTTGTTTACGTGCAAGGTATGGCATTAACTTACACCTTACTTGGGTTAGTGGTTGCTTCGGCGGGTATGCAATTTCAAGCGGCACTACAGCATCCTTATGTATTGATTGGTTTGAGCATCATGTTTGTTCTGCTCGCACTGTCTATGTTTGGTGCGTACACCATCCAGCTACCAAGCAGTTTACAAACTAAATTAAATGACATCAGTAACCAACAAAAAGGCGGAAACCTAGGTGGTGTTTTTGCTATGGGAGCTATCTCAGGTTTAGTGTGCTCACCATGTACTACAGCACCATTATCAGGCGCGCTGCTTTATGTCGCAAAAAGTGGTGACTTGCTAACAGGTGCTATTGCTTTATATGCCTTAGCGATTGGTATGGGGATCCCATTAATTTTAGCGGCAGTATTTGGTAATAAATTACTACCAAAAGCAGGCGTATGGATGACTCATGTAAAAACGCTATTTGGTTTCATTCTGCTCGCAGTTCCAGTGTTCTTATTAGAACGTATTCTCCCTCATAGCATCACACCATTTATTTGGTCTGCTCTTGGGGTTGCTGCATTTGGTTGGCTCTATCATGTCAAAGCAACCATGCCTCAATCATGGAAAACCAGTGTTGCAGGGATCATCGCGATCTTAGGTATTGTTGGCTCAGCAATTCCGGTGATTGATGCTATTTCAGGGAAAACCAATACAGAAGTAAGCACCATTACTCAAGCTGTGACGTTTAAAAAGATAAGTACGATTGAAGACTTAAACCGAGAGTTGGAAGCAGCAAAAGCCCAAGGAAAACCAGTCATGCTCGACTTTTATGCAGACTGGTGTGTCGCGTGTAAAGAATTTGAAAAGTACACCTTTCATAATGAAAAAGTAGAACCACTTTTAGGTGAGTTTATTTTACTGCAGGCTGACGTAACCAAGAATAGTCCGGAAGATATTGCCTTATTACAGCAATTAAAAGTTCTTGGTTTACCAACCATCGATTTTTGGAATGAAAATGGGAATTATTTATCTGACGCTCGATTAACAGGATTTATGAAAGCAGAGCCATTTATACAGCATTTGCAGCAAAGTGTGAGCTCGGTTAAATAA
- a CDS encoding universal stress protein A has protein sequence MKYKHILVALDLSKESYILIDRAVSIAELTNAKVSFIHVDGTHGEIYPELVDIKSEPERKPLNEPSNTWLAEFQQYTDFPIESFWVGTGDLSNKVSMVVAENGIELIVCGHHHDFLSNIISYSRPLIHHSPIDILVVPLTS, from the coding sequence ATGAAGTACAAACATATTCTTGTCGCATTGGATCTTTCAAAAGAGAGCTATATATTGATTGATAGAGCTGTCTCTATTGCTGAATTAACTAATGCAAAAGTCTCTTTTATTCATGTAGATGGAACGCATGGTGAAATTTATCCTGAACTAGTCGACATAAAATCAGAGCCTGAACGAAAACCATTAAATGAGCCGTCAAACACATGGTTGGCTGAATTTCAGCAGTACACTGACTTCCCTATTGAGAGTTTTTGGGTAGGGACTGGCGATTTGAGTAACAAGGTTAGTATGGTCGTTGCAGAAAATGGAATTGAGTTAATTGTATGCGGTCATCATCATGATTTTTTAAGTAATATTATTTCTTATTCTCGTCCGTTAATTCATCATTCTCCGATTGATATTTTGGTAGTTCCTCTTACATCATAA
- the dcuA gene encoding anaerobic C4-dicarboxylate transporter DcuA, with translation MIAVQLLVVLLFIYLGARIGGIGIGFAGGAGVLVLTMILGLDAGSIPIDVILIIMSVITAIAAMQVAGGMDWLVDLAEKFLRKNPKHITFYAPIVTYFMTMLAGTGHTAFSTLPVIAEVAKEQGVRPSRPLSIAVVASQIAITASPISAAVVFFSGILEPLGVDYLTLLAVCIPSTFLACMVGAFVANFLGCELKDDVVYQERLEKGLIKMNGAGKREILPTAKASVYIFCVAIVAVVAYATMISGSVGLIENPTIGRNEAIMALMLTAAAAIVTFTKIDASKIANAATFKSGMSACVCVLGVAWLGDTFVSSHIGEIKEFSAEILAQYPWMLAVVLFFASMLLYSQGATTTALMPAALAIGVAPITAVASFAAVSALFVLPTYPTLLAAVEMDDTGSTRIGNLVFNHPFFIPGVATISTSVALGFVFGGIIL, from the coding sequence ATGATTGCTGTACAGCTTCTTGTCGTCTTACTGTTCATCTATTTAGGTGCACGTATTGGCGGTATTGGTATCGGATTTGCGGGTGGTGCGGGCGTACTTGTCCTTACCATGATTTTAGGTCTTGATGCGGGTTCTATCCCTATCGATGTTATTTTGATCATCATGTCTGTGATCACGGCTATTGCAGCAATGCAAGTGGCTGGTGGTATGGATTGGTTGGTTGATTTAGCAGAAAAATTCTTACGTAAAAATCCAAAACACATTACTTTCTACGCACCTATCGTGACTTATTTCATGACAATGCTAGCAGGTACTGGTCACACTGCATTTTCTACACTTCCTGTTATTGCAGAAGTTGCTAAAGAACAAGGTGTTCGTCCATCTCGCCCACTTTCTATTGCCGTTGTTGCTTCTCAAATTGCAATCACAGCATCTCCTATTTCAGCGGCGGTTGTATTCTTCTCAGGTATTCTTGAGCCACTTGGTGTCGATTATTTAACACTGTTAGCAGTATGTATCCCATCAACATTCCTAGCATGTATGGTTGGTGCATTCGTTGCTAACTTCCTAGGCTGTGAATTGAAAGATGACGTCGTTTATCAAGAGCGCCTTGAGAAAGGCCTAATTAAAATGAACGGCGCAGGTAAGCGTGAAATTTTACCTACAGCAAAAGCATCTGTTTATATCTTCTGTGTTGCTATCGTCGCTGTTGTCGCTTATGCAACGATGATCAGTGGCAGTGTTGGCCTTATTGAAAACCCAACCATTGGTCGTAACGAAGCTATCATGGCATTAATGCTAACAGCCGCGGCTGCTATTGTTACTTTCACTAAGATTGATGCCTCTAAGATTGCTAATGCAGCAACCTTCAAATCAGGCATGAGTGCATGTGTATGTGTTCTTGGTGTAGCATGGCTTGGTGATACGTTTGTCTCTTCTCACATTGGTGAAATCAAAGAGTTTTCTGCAGAGATCCTTGCACAATACCCGTGGATGCTAGCTGTTGTTTTATTCTTTGCATCAATGCTGCTTTATTCTCAAGGTGCAACAACAACAGCACTAATGCCAGCAGCCCTTGCTATTGGTGTTGCTCCAATCACTGCTGTTGCTTCGTTTGCCGCAGTAAGTGCGCTGTTTGTTCTTCCTACTTACCCTACGCTTCTTGCGGCGGTAGAAATGGATGACACAGGCTCAACACGTATTGGTAATTTAGTATTTAACCACCCATTCTTTATTCCTGGTGTTGCAACAATTTCAACTTCTGTTGCTCTAGGTTTTGTATTTGGCGGTATTATTCTTTAA
- the aspA gene encoding aspartate ammonia-lyase(aspartase) produces MTQMLDLEKTNTATRIEEDLLGERHVPSEAYYGIHTLRAMENFNISNVTISDVPEFVRGMIYTKKAAALANKELGAIPSQVGEYIIKACDLILETGKCMDQFPSDVFQGGAGTSVNMNANEVIANVALELMGKEKGEYDIVNPNDHVNRSQSTNCAYPTGFRIAVYNSITKLIEAIEYLKGAFDLKDQEFRNVLKMGRTQLQDAVPMTVGQEFHAWGVLLQEEVKNLNYTAQLLLEVNIGATAIGTGLNAATGYQEAAVRHLAAVTGLECVAAEDLIEATSDCGAYVMIHSSLKRTAVKLSKICNDLRLLSSGPRAGLNELNLPELQAGSSIMPAKVNPVIPEVVNQVCFKVIGNDTTVTFAAEAGQLQLNVMEPVIGQALFESIEILKNACVNLRDKCIDGITVNKEVCEAHVFNSIGIVTYLNPFIGHHEGDIVGKICAETGKNVREVVLERGLLTEEQLDDIFSVENLMHPEYKAKRYD; encoded by the coding sequence ATGACTCAGATGCTTGATTTAGAAAAAACAAATACCGCTACTCGTATTGAAGAAGATTTGCTAGGTGAACGTCACGTTCCTTCTGAAGCTTACTACGGTATTCACACCCTTCGCGCTATGGAAAACTTCAACATTTCAAATGTAACTATTTCAGATGTTCCTGAGTTTGTTCGTGGCATGATCTACACTAAAAAAGCAGCCGCTTTAGCTAACAAAGAATTAGGTGCTATTCCTTCACAAGTTGGTGAGTACATCATCAAAGCATGTGATTTAATTCTTGAAACTGGCAAGTGTATGGATCAATTCCCATCAGACGTTTTCCAAGGCGGCGCTGGTACTTCAGTTAACATGAATGCTAACGAAGTAATTGCTAACGTTGCTCTTGAACTAATGGGTAAAGAAAAAGGTGAATACGACATCGTTAACCCTAACGATCACGTAAACCGCTCTCAATCAACTAACTGTGCTTACCCAACGGGCTTCCGTATTGCGGTATACAACAGCATCACTAAACTGATTGAAGCGATTGAATACCTGAAAGGTGCTTTCGATCTTAAAGATCAAGAATTCCGTAATGTTCTGAAGATGGGTCGTACTCAACTTCAAGATGCAGTTCCTATGACTGTTGGTCAAGAATTCCACGCGTGGGGTGTTTTACTTCAGGAAGAAGTGAAAAACCTTAACTACACAGCGCAACTTCTTTTAGAAGTAAACATTGGTGCTACTGCAATCGGTACAGGCTTAAACGCTGCAACTGGTTACCAAGAAGCAGCCGTTCGCCACCTAGCAGCAGTAACTGGCCTAGAGTGTGTAGCAGCTGAAGATTTAATCGAAGCAACCTCTGACTGTGGCGCTTACGTAATGATCCACAGCTCACTAAAACGTACAGCAGTTAAACTGTCTAAGATCTGTAATGATTTACGTCTTCTTTCTTCTGGTCCTCGCGCCGGTCTAAATGAATTGAACCTTCCTGAGCTTCAAGCAGGTTCTTCAATCATGCCAGCAAAAGTAAACCCAGTAATCCCAGAAGTTGTAAACCAAGTATGTTTCAAAGTAATTGGTAACGACACAACAGTAACTTTCGCTGCTGAAGCGGGTCAACTGCAATTAAACGTAATGGAACCTGTAATTGGTCAAGCTCTATTCGAATCTATCGAAATCTTGAAAAATGCATGTGTGAACCTACGTGACAAATGTATCGACGGTATCACGGTAAACAAAGAAGTATGTGAAGCTCACGTATTTAACTCTATCGGCATCGTTACTTACCTAAATCCATTCATTGGCCACCACGAAGGTGACATTGTAGGTAAGATTTGTGCTGAAACAGGTAAAAACGTTCGTGAAGTTGTTCTAGAGCGCGGCCTTCTAACTGAAGAACAACTAGATGATATTTTCTCTGTTGAAAACCTAATGCACCCAGAATACAAAGCAAAGCGTTACGATTAA